A region of the Yarrowia lipolytica chromosome 1C, complete sequence genome:
TACACGTCTGGAACCACCGGAAAACCCAAGGCCGTCGAGTACACCCATCGATCCGTCTACCTGTGTGCCATGTCCAACATCATCGAGGCTGGTCTCAACTGCGAGACCGTCGATGGACACAACCGATGCCACTATCTGTGGACTCTGCCTCTGTTCCACGCCGCCGGTTGGACCTTCCCTTACTCGGTGACGGCGGTTCGTGGCACACACGTGCTGCTGCGAAAGATTGAGCCCGATTACATCTGGGATCTGCTTGTTGACGACCGAATCACCCACTTCAACGCCGCCCCCACCGTCAACAACATGCTGGTGAACAACCCCAAGGCCCGACGTCTCCCCCAGACCGTTCGTGTCACCGTTGCTGCCTCTCCTCCCTCCGCAGCtctcttcaacaagatgTTCGACATGAACCTTCACCCCGTGCACATGTACGGCCTCACTGAGTCCTATGGCCCGTTTGTGCGAAACTACTTCCTGCAGGACTGGCACGGAGCCACTGGCGATGAGCGGTACGCTCTCATGGCCCGTCAGGGATTCGCCTTTGTCGGCTCGCAGTCTGTCCAGGTGATTGCCAACAACGACATCAACCAGCCCGTACCCCGAAATGGACAGGAGATTGGCGAGATTGTGTGCCGAGGAAACGCAGTCATGGCCCGATATCACAAGGACCCTGAGGCCACGGCCAAGGCGTTTGAGCAGGGCTGGTTCCACACCGGCGATCTGGCAGTCGTCAACCCCGACGGCTCCATCAAGATTCTCGACagaaagaaggacattATCATTTCCGGCGGTGAGAACATCTCTTCCGTGGCCGTCGAGGGCATCATCTGCAAGTATGACAACGTCCTGGAGGTTGCTGTGGTTGGCATCCCTGACGAAAAGTACGGTGAGGTCCCCAAGGCGTTCCTGATTCTGAAGGACAAGTCCAAGCCTTTCGACACTGACAAGATGATTGCCTGGATGCGGGAGCGAATGGGTGCCTACCAGATTCCTCGACAGGTGTCTGTGGTCGACGATCTGCCCCGAACCTCCACTGGTaagatcaagaagaacgtTCTTCGAGACTCTGTGCAGGCTGCCTAGACAGACGGGCGAGTAGGAGTAGCGTACAGTAGACTACTTTTGCGAGCGGATCTGAACTGTACCCAGCTGCGAGTGCAGTAGTGAGGTGGAGACATAGTGGAGACATAGACTGTCCACTTATTTATTGGCACTGTATTCAGTGCGATGATATATGAAATTGATCACTAAGACAATTGTGTGCACTTGTAGTCTATCGTTGTATGCATTTCAGTTAGAAAAAATGTGTTGAGTAAAGCCTAAGTAAATGAGAATGTTCGGCAGGATTAGAAACAGCAATAATTCGGCCATTGCGATGAAAAACACTATTTAAATTGCATTATTAAGGAGCTATTGATTTTCTCTACAAGACTGGATATTTCATGTCTTCCTGACGTTTCTGTAACACTGGATCGTTACCCCCTGCTGATTCTTAGCTTTAACTAAAGTCTAAGTAAAATGGAGATATGAGGTTAAGGGTTAGTCCGGGTTAGTCAGGGCTTAATGAGCACCAAGTGATCACCAAAAAAACGGATaaaaaaccaccaccaacatcTACTAGTGGAGTTCAAGCGTTTGTACTTGGACCCTGATTGAACCCTGACTTTTGGCCCTGTTTATCATTGGTTCTTCGAGAATCTTCTATCTCTCCTTGGAACGCGTATATTGGTTTGATAATCTCGTGAAAAAGCCATGGGGTCAACAAAGTCGTAGTCAGCGACTCCCGACCTCGTCGATCCTGACGTTGCATTTTCGATTCATCTCATGGGTGCATTGGTAGATGGTGCAgatcctccttctccacggAGATTGGTGGAAATGATAATGGAAGAGATCGATCTGAATATCTCAGACGTCAATCACCTGACCAGAGAGGAGATACTCTCGTGACAATTTGATTTTCAAGATGCCCAGCTCTCTAGCTACTCATCTAGATGCGGTACACAGTTCATTCAGCCCATGCTCCTGTCTTGAATCATGACGATCTATGCAGGAACTCAAGAGGTGTTTGAAGAGTGAAAAGCTGCCGAG
Encoded here:
- a CDS encoding uncharacterized protein (Compare to YALI0C09284g, some similarities with uniprot|P38137 Saccharomyces cerevisiae YBR222c PCS60 AMP-binding protein peroxisomal, similar to Saccharomyces cerevisiae ACS2 (YLR153C); ancestral locus Anc_8.367) codes for the protein MQRLSQLGRQLHSTKTYGGFMAKGKLSSGGVKSSVADKTTAAAIHTLPRIQGDDTVYVPDKVNRHNMNPTYFLPRAAEIEPNAKAYIHKGADGVRVERTYGEMADRVLGLATYFKSKEFKRVAICGPNTPAHLETMFGAVAAGAYVLGLNYRLTMGEITYKMELGDADCVVVDREFVHLISPEIRAKCQVIVDDDVSGASKPQQPGEILYSNVVQQGMQLAKEQKTTWDNLHVQNEDEDEILGLFYTSGTTGKPKAVEYTHRSVYLCAMSNIIEAGLNCETVDGHNRCHYLWTLPLFHAAGWTFPYSVTAVRGTHVLLRKIEPDYIWDLLVDDRITHFNAAPTVNNMLVNNPKARRLPQTVRVTVAASPPSAALFNKMFDMNLHPVHMYGLTESYGPFVRNYFLQDWHGATGDERYALMARQGFAFVGSQSVQVIANNDINQPVPRNGQEIGEIVCRGNAVMARYHKDPEATAKAFEQGWFHTGDLAVVNPDGSIKILDRKKDIIISGGENISSVAVEGIICKYDNVLEVAVVGIPDEKYGEVPKAFLILKDKSKPFDTDKMIAWMRERMGAYQIPRQVSVVDDLPRTSTGKIKKNVLRDSVQAA